The Pseudomonas baetica genome includes a region encoding these proteins:
- a CDS encoding sensor domain-containing diguanylate cyclase: MSLHPVRPKILGFISEDVSAWLVAMLVLLAGGILTGLLAWATFNQFQHQLRQRFQLLANERYSRIEERFQDQEQRLDGLRRFFANSESVSRAEFDGYTQPLLLRTQAYSFAPRVSAAERAAFEQRVRDEGLSTFTIRELNTQGELQLAADRDEYVPVLYSQTQSRLGSPLGYDLLAQPLRRDTLQRADKLGNLAVSQPLHLVSIEPSYARGVLLVAPVLREGKRPPSGYVMAVISMRQLLADGLPDAFHDYLSVRILDLSTNDQHEVLFESTNEPAPSDLAVTRLVRMADHDYQVDILPSDAFIQANHSSVGSVIILGGLLSVLLSALLYVLVSQRQRALRLVELRTQELHEREQELRGTHGQLRGVLNAATQVAIIATDLRGVINTFNPGAEQMLGYSAGDVVGRMTLENLHLPRELMARSAELSARYGKRIPNCHAMLVEGGEVGGHEAREWTLVRSDGSHLPVNMLATPVLDEQGLWVGHLAICIDITERKRVHEALAARDVLLKKLSAHVPGGIYQCKMEFGGRFSVIYASDGIRDIYELEPDVLLLDAEAIFSRIHPQDITRVRTSIRDSADDLSPWREEYRVQLPERGLRWVRGEATPEELPGGGVLWHGYISDISDLKRVEEELRALSVTDSLTGIHNRRYFQERLTTEMARVERGGGELSVIMLDIDHFKRINDQYGHAVGDRVLQAVCERIGHRLRRTDVFCRLGGEEFMVLCPDIDGQHAYRLAEELWRGLRSAPVDVVGVVTASFGIASWRPGEGADSLLLRADSGVYMAKQRGRDRVEQMS; the protein is encoded by the coding sequence ATGTCGTTGCACCCCGTGCGCCCGAAGATTCTGGGTTTTATCAGCGAAGACGTCTCGGCCTGGCTGGTCGCGATGCTGGTATTGCTCGCCGGCGGGATTCTCACGGGGCTGCTTGCCTGGGCGACCTTCAATCAATTTCAGCACCAACTGCGTCAGCGCTTCCAACTGCTGGCCAATGAGCGTTACAGCCGCATCGAAGAGCGCTTTCAGGATCAGGAACAACGGCTCGATGGTCTGCGCCGCTTCTTCGCCAACTCCGAATCGGTGTCCCGTGCCGAATTCGACGGTTATACCCAACCCTTGTTGCTGCGTACCCAGGCCTATTCGTTTGCGCCCAGGGTCAGCGCTGCCGAGCGCGCCGCGTTCGAACAGCGTGTGCGTGATGAAGGCCTGAGCACCTTTACGATTCGTGAACTCAACACGCAGGGCGAATTGCAACTGGCCGCCGACCGTGATGAATACGTGCCGGTGCTATACAGCCAGACGCAAAGCCGCCTTGGCTCGCCGCTGGGTTACGACCTGCTGGCGCAACCCCTGCGCCGCGACACCCTGCAGCGTGCCGACAAACTCGGCAATCTGGCAGTGTCGCAACCGCTGCATTTGGTGAGCATCGAGCCGTCCTATGCGCGCGGTGTGCTGCTGGTCGCGCCGGTGCTGCGCGAAGGCAAGCGACCGCCGTCGGGCTACGTGATGGCAGTGATCAGCATGCGCCAGTTGTTGGCAGATGGCTTGCCGGATGCGTTCCACGACTATTTGTCAGTGCGCATTCTCGACCTGTCGACCAATGATCAACACGAGGTGTTGTTCGAGTCCACCAATGAACCGGCCCCCAGTGATCTGGCGGTGACGCGGCTGGTGCGTATGGCTGACCATGACTACCAGGTCGACATCCTGCCAAGCGATGCCTTTATCCAGGCCAACCATTCCTCGGTCGGCAGCGTGATCATTCTGGGTGGCTTGCTGAGTGTGCTGCTCAGTGCGTTGCTTTATGTGCTGGTCAGCCAACGCCAGCGGGCCCTGCGCCTGGTCGAGTTGCGCACGCAGGAATTGCACGAGCGTGAACAGGAGCTGCGCGGCACTCACGGGCAGCTGCGTGGCGTGCTGAATGCCGCCACCCAAGTGGCAATCATCGCCACCGATTTGCGCGGCGTGATCAACACCTTCAACCCCGGCGCGGAACAGATGCTCGGCTACAGCGCTGGCGATGTCGTCGGCCGCATGACCCTGGAAAATCTGCATCTGCCACGCGAGTTGATGGCACGTTCCGCCGAGTTGAGCGCGCGGTACGGCAAGCGCATACCCAACTGTCACGCGATGCTGGTCGAGGGCGGTGAAGTCGGCGGCCATGAGGCCCGTGAGTGGACGCTGGTGCGCAGCGATGGCAGTCATCTGCCGGTGAACATGCTCGCTACCCCGGTCCTGGACGAGCAGGGCCTGTGGGTCGGGCATCTGGCAATCTGCATCGATATTACCGAGCGCAAGCGCGTACACGAGGCGCTGGCGGCGCGGGACGTGTTGTTAAAGAAGCTCAGCGCCCACGTTCCGGGCGGTATCTATCAATGCAAAATGGAGTTCGGCGGGCGTTTCAGCGTGATCTATGCCAGCGATGGTATTCGCGATATTTACGAGCTGGAGCCGGACGTGCTGTTGCTCGACGCCGAGGCGATCTTTTCTCGCATCCACCCGCAAGACATCACCCGTGTACGTACGTCGATCCGTGATTCGGCCGACGACCTCAGCCCATGGCGCGAGGAGTACCGTGTGCAGTTGCCCGAACGCGGCCTGCGCTGGGTGCGCGGTGAGGCGACGCCGGAAGAGCTGCCCGGCGGCGGGGTGCTGTGGCATGGCTACATCTCGGACATTTCCGACCTCAAACGCGTGGAGGAAGAACTGCGCGCGTTGTCGGTGACCGATTCATTGACCGGTATTCATAACCGCCGCTACTTTCAGGAGCGCCTGACCACCGAAATGGCCCGAGTCGAGCGCGGCGGTGGTGAGCTGTCGGTGATCATGCTCGACATCGACCATTTCAAACGCATCAACGACCAGTACGGCCATGCCGTCGGCGACCGGGTACTGCAAGCCGTGTGCGAACGCATCGGCCATCGCTTGCGGCGCACCGATGTGTTCTGCCGCTTGGGTGGCGAGGAGTTCATGGTGTTGTGCCCGGACATCGACGGCCAACACGCGTACAGGCTGGCCGAGGAGTTATGGCGTGGCTTGCGCAGTGCACCGGTGGATGTGGTCGGCGTGGTGACCGCGAGCTTCGGTATCGCCAGTTGGCGACCGGGCGAGGGCGCCGATTCGCTGCTGCTGCGCGCCGATTCCGGTGTGTACATGGCGAAGCAGCGCGGGCGGGATCGGGTCGAGCAGATGAGTTAG
- the dacB gene encoding D-alanyl-D-alanine carboxypeptidase/D-alanyl-D-alanine endopeptidase — protein MIKSLRPLLLAGLLLPLALPVSAATINTSLTPNVEKALKASKLQPSALSLVMVPLDGPGNPTVYNADVSVNPASTMKLVTTYAALEMLGPNHQWKTEFYTDGDLNGGILNGNLYLKGGGDPKLNMEKLWLLMRDLRANGVTQITGDLVLDRNFFVQPQLPEFNDDGNDENKPFLVKPDSLLVNLKALRFVARNDGGRVLISVEPPIASIRIENTVKALNSKQCTGGVRYNPVAQPDGSVTVTVAGQLGEGCSSQTYLSLLDHATYTAGAVRAIWKELGGSIQGKDRLAATPKNAKLLARAYSPDLAEIIRDINKYSNNTMAQQLFLSLGQKFRNDADGDDAKAAQRVVRQWLAKKGITAPHLVMENGSGLSRAERVSAREMAGMLQAAWHSPYAAEYISSLPIAGTDGTMRKRLKTTAMRGEAHVKTGTLNTVRAIAGFSRDVNGNTWAVVAILNDKAPFGASSVLDQVLLDLYRQPKTAQTASVL, from the coding sequence ATGATCAAATCGTTGCGTCCTCTATTGCTGGCCGGCCTTCTTCTTCCTCTGGCCCTGCCTGTTTCTGCTGCCACCATCAACACTTCCCTCACGCCTAACGTCGAAAAAGCCCTGAAGGCCAGCAAGCTGCAGCCTTCGGCCCTGTCGCTGGTCATGGTGCCGCTGGACGGCCCGGGCAACCCGACCGTGTACAACGCCGACGTGTCGGTCAACCCGGCCTCGACCATGAAACTGGTCACCACTTATGCAGCGCTGGAAATGCTCGGCCCCAATCATCAATGGAAAACCGAGTTCTACACCGACGGCGACCTGAACGGCGGCATCCTCAACGGCAACCTCTACCTCAAGGGTGGCGGCGATCCGAAACTGAACATGGAAAAACTCTGGCTGTTGATGCGTGACCTGCGCGCCAACGGCGTGACGCAGATCACCGGTGATCTGGTGCTGGACCGCAACTTCTTCGTGCAGCCGCAACTGCCGGAATTCAATGACGACGGCAACGACGAGAACAAGCCGTTCCTGGTCAAGCCCGACTCGCTGCTGGTCAACCTCAAGGCCCTGCGCTTTGTCGCCCGCAACGATGGTGGGCGTGTGCTGATCTCGGTGGAACCGCCGATTGCCAGCATCCGCATCGAGAACACCGTCAAAGCCCTCAACTCCAAGCAATGCACCGGTGGTGTGCGCTACAACCCGGTGGCGCAACCCGATGGCAGCGTGACCGTCACCGTCGCCGGGCAACTGGGCGAAGGTTGCAGTTCGCAAACCTACCTGTCGCTGCTCGACCACGCGACCTACACCGCGGGCGCCGTGCGCGCGATCTGGAAGGAACTGGGCGGCAGCATTCAGGGCAAGGATCGTCTCGCGGCGACCCCGAAAAACGCCAAGCTGCTGGCCCGCGCCTACTCGCCGGATCTGGCGGAAATCATCCGCGATATCAACAAATACAGTAACAACACCATGGCCCAGCAACTGTTCCTGAGCCTGGGGCAGAAATTCCGCAACGACGCCGACGGTGACGACGCCAAAGCCGCGCAACGTGTGGTGCGTCAGTGGTTGGCGAAGAAAGGCATCACCGCGCCACATCTGGTGATGGAAAACGGCTCCGGTCTGTCCCGCGCTGAACGCGTCAGCGCCCGCGAGATGGCTGGCATGCTGCAGGCGGCATGGCACAGCCCGTATGCCGCCGAATACATCAGCTCGTTGCCGATCGCCGGCACCGACGGCACCATGCGCAAACGCCTGAAGACCACCGCGATGCGCGGCGAAGCCCACGTCAAGACCGGCACCCTGAACACCGTGCGCGCGATTGCCGGTTTCAGCCGCGACGTCAATGGCAATACCTGGGCGGTGGTGGCGATCCTCAACGACAAGGCGCCGTTTGGTGCGTCGTCGGTGCTGGATCAGGTGCTGTTGGATCTGTATCGCCAGCCGAAGACGGCCCAGACGGCTTCGGTCCTGTAA